The following are from one region of the Juglans regia cultivar Chandler chromosome 10, Walnut 2.0, whole genome shotgun sequence genome:
- the LOC108986457 gene encoding F-box protein At5g39250 has translation MTYEEILKVIFPYLEGVDLASCMAVCKQWRDIARNDYFWKCLCAKRWPSICKRPNPPTLTYYKLYQTFCRRQHSRTLLPPRLSFNDLEFFIDIWNEDRLLLSDVVPGPVLETGIKILPQGICNMLRFHLEGPEYKMTLPVEPRFTVPMNQTVSVSVLVWRKDSNRVARIIDKSMFDYIDRTAHRAMAFDYLEFSPSHPFISGIRAWISLLFMEDGNEGVLDVFGIEMDFCDAATSKEEVLWLLDMLDWK, from the coding sequence ATGACGTATGAAGAAATTCTGAAGGTCATTTTTCCTTATTTAGAGGGCGTGGACCTTGCTTCATGTATGGCAGTATGTAAGCAGTGGAGAGACATAGCCCGAAATGATTACTTTTGGAAATGCCTATGTGCCAAGAGATGGCCTTCAATCTGCAAACGGCCTAACCCACCAACTTTAACCTACTACAAGCTATATCAAACCTTTTGTAGACGCCAGCATAGTCGAACTCTTCTCCCCCCAAGGCTGTCCTTCAatgatttggaattttttattgaCATTTGGAACGAAGATAGATTATTGCTTTCGGATGTAGTCCCAGGTCCTGTTTTAGAAACTGGTATCAAGATCCTTCCCCAAGGAATCTGTAACATGCTTAGATTTCATCTGGAGGGTCCTGAGTACAAGATGACACTTCCTGTTGAGCCAAGATTCACAGTTCCTATGAACCAGACTGTTAGTGTTTCGGTGCTTGTGTGGCGCAAGGATTCCAATAGGGTTGCTCGCATCATTGATAAATCCATGTTTGATTACATAGATCGGACAGCACATAGGGCCATGGCATTTGACTACTTAGAGTTCTCTCCTTCCCACCCTTTCATTTCAGGTATCCGGGCATGGATTTCGTTACTTTTCATGGAAGATGGAAATGAAGGTGTTCTTGATGTTTTTGGGATTGAAATGGATTTCTGTGATGCTGCGACTTCCAAGGAAGAGGTTCTCTGGTTATTAGACATGCTTGATTGGAAGTGA